GGGAGGAAGGTGTGGATGACGTCAAGTCCTCATGGCCCTTACGGGTTGGGCTACACACGTGCTACAATGGCAGTGACAATGGGTTAATCCCAAAAACTGTCTCAGTTCGGATTGGGGTCTGCAACTCGACCCCATGAAGTCGGAATCGCTAGTAATCGCGTAACAGCATGACGCGGTGAATACGTTCCCGGGCCTTGTACACACCGCCCGTCACACCATGGGAGTTGGGTCTACCCGAAGGCCGTGCGCCAACCTAGCAATAGGAGGCAGCGGACCACGGTGGGTTCAGCGACTGGGGTGAAGTCGTAACAAGGTAGCCGTAGGGGAACCTGCGGCTGGATCACCTCCTTTCTAAGGATGTTTCTAGCCAGATCAGCTTGCTGATCTCATGAAACACTTAGCAGATCTCCTCTTCTCACGAAGGGGCGCCCGAAATGGGTGAATGATCATAGAGACGCAAGTCTCAGTCTGGGATCGCAAGATCTTAGGCAGAGCCAGGCCGTCCTCATATCTCTTCAGACAACCGAGCCCTGATCTCAGGGTTCAGCAAGGGCCTTAGCTCAGCTGGGAGAGCGCCTGATTTGCATTCAGGAGGTCAGGAGTTCGATCCTCCTAGGCTCCACCAAGCATTGGCCCTTGTGATAACCACCACGGGTCGGCCCTGTCGGCAGATTTGCTTTGCAAATCGCCTGTCGGCAACGCGGTTTTGCGATGCAAAACCCGCTGGGTCGGTAGCTCAGGTGGTTAGAGCGCACGCCTGATAAGCGTGAGGTCGGAGGTTCAAGTCCTCCTCGACCCACCACTTCTTCTTTGCCTTCGGCAAAACGAAGAAGAACAACACCTCCTCTTGGCGGCAAGCGGCAGGGTATCTTACGCAGTAAGATGTCCCGAGAGCGGCTCACAGGATTAGGTATCGATTAGATCGAACAGCAGTTTTAGAACTTCTGTTCCGTCCAATCGGACGGTGCGAACGCGCATTCTCTTCGAGAATACGCTACATCGCATTCCGGACACTTCCTTCGGAAGTACCGGGAATTGACATCGTTTAGAGAGATACAATCAACAATACTGTTGGTCGCCCGAGTAAGGGATTGACCTCAGATTGGTGCTGATCTTCTTCGGAAGTGAAGCGAGCTTGTGAATACGTCTGTTTCCTCGGACGTCCATGAGTATGCCAGCCTGAAACGACGGTGTTGTCCAAGTCAAGTAAACTAACCCGAACACGTCTTCAGCCGCTTCCCGCACGGATAGTGGTTGCATACGGGACGTGTTCAAATTGTTCGCATCATACGTGGTGCGAGCGGGAAAGTATGCTTTTGATCCCAGGGATATGTGGGAACAGTTTCTTACCAGCTTCTGTTCTTCGATCGATTGGTTGGTTCTGCGGTCGCAAGGCGGTAGGACAAATAACCAGTCTTTCTATTTCTGGATCAAATCAAGCGCGAAAAGGGCGTTTGGTGAATGCCTTGGCAGTAAGAGGCGATGAAAGACGTGATACTCTGCGATAAGTCATGGGGAGCTGAGAATAAGCTTTGATCCATGAATTTCTGAATGGGGCAACCCACCTGATACTTTGTTATTATTATACTCTTCTGACCGTTCTGCGGTGGGACGAACCAGCTTGCTGGTGAGACTCGCCAAGGGCGAGCACGGAGTGTTCTTAATAATAAGGTAAACCAGGTATTTTTAACCTGAATACATAGGGTTAAAAGGCAAACCCGGGGAACTGAAACATCTAAGTACCCGGAGGAAAGGAAATCAATATGATACTCCCCTAGTAGCGGCGAGCGAACGGGGACCAGCCGAGCCAGATGAGTGAGAAGAACATGTTGGGAAGCATGACCATAGCGGGTGATAGTCCCGTATTCTAAGCTTTGATGGACGTATTAAGTAGGGCGGAACACGTGAAATTCTGTCTGAAGATCGGAGGACCACCTTCGAAGGCTAAGTACTCCTTACTGACCGATAGTGAACCAGTACCGTGAGGGAAAGGTGAAAAGCACCCCGACGAGGGGAGTGAAACAGTACCTGAAACCGAACGCCTACAATCAGTTGGAGGGTCCTTGCGGCCTGACAGCGTACCTTTGTATAATGGGTCATCGACTTGGTCTCACAAGCAAGCTTAAGCCGTTAGGTGTAGGCGCAGCGAAAGCGAAGTCTTAATAGGGCGAATGAGTTTGTGGGATCAGACCCGAAACCGAGTGATCTAGGCATGGCCAGGTTGAAGGTGCAGTAACATGCACTGGAGGACCGAACCCACATCTGTTGAAAAAGATCGGGATGAGCTGTGCCTAGGGGTGAAAGGCCAATCAAACTCGGAGATAGCTGGTTCTCTGCGAAATCTATTTAGGTAGAGCGTCGTCCGAATACCCCGGGGGTAGAGCACTGGATGGGCAATGGGGCATACAGCCTTACTGACCCTAACCAAACTCCGAATACCCGGGAGTACTAGACGGCAGACACACTGCGGATGCTAACGTCCGTAGTGAAGAGGGAAACAACCCTGACCTCCGGCTAAGGCCCCTAATTCATGGCTAAGTGGGAAAGCAGGTGGGACGACCAAAACAACCAGGAGGTTGGCTTAGAAGCAGCCATCCTTTAAAGATAGCGTAACAGCTCACTGGTCTAATTAAGTTGTCCTGCGGCGAAGATGTAACGGGGCTCAAGCCATGAGCCGAAGCCGAGGATGCACATAGTGCATGGTAGCAGAGCGTAGTGTGACATAGATCCTATCCTCTTTAGTGTCCCCGGACCAGTTCCGTGTGGCACCTTGGAGGACCGGATCTTTCGATGAAGCCGGGGCGTGAGCCATCTGGTGGAGAGATCACTAGTGAGAATGATGACATGAGTAGCGACAAAGAGTGTGAGAGACACTCTCGCCGAAAATCCAAGGGTTCCTGCTTAAAGCTAATCTGAGCAGGGTAAGCCGACCCCTAAGGCGAGGCCGAAAGGCGTAGTCGATGGGAACCAGGTTAATATTCCTGGGCCAGGAAGTGGTGACGGATCTCGAAGGTAGTTCATCCTTATTGGATTGAATGGGCTGCTGAGAGGTCCCTGGAAATAGCCCTTCCATGAGATCGTACCCTAAACCGACACAGGTGGATAGGTAGAGAATACCAAGGCGCTTGAGAGAACTATGTTGAAGGAACTCGGCAAAATACCTCCGTAAGTTCGCGAGAAGGAGGCCCGGTTTCTACGCAAGTGGGAGCTGGGGCACAAACCAGGGGTGGCGACTGTTTATTAAAACACAGGGCTCTGCGAAGTCGTAAGACGACGTATAGGGTCTGACGCCTGCCCGGTGCCTGAAGGTTAAAAGGAGGGTGAGAGCTCTGAATTGAAGCCCAGGTAAACGGCGGCCGTAACTATAACGGTCCTAAGGTAGCGAAATTCCTTGTCGGGTAAGTTCCGACCTGCACGAATGGCGTAACGACTTCCCCGCTGTCTCCAACATAGACTCAGCGAAATTGAATTGCCTGTCAAGATGCAGGCTTCCCGCGGTTAGACGGAAAGACCCCGTGCACCTTTACTACAGCTTCACATTGGCATTAGGCCGAGCATGTGCAGGATAGGTGGTGGGCTTCGAAACCAAAACGCTAGTTTTGGTGGAGCCTCCCTTGAGATACCACCCTTGCTCTGCTTGATGTCTAACCGCGGTCCATTATCTGGATCCGGGACCCTGTGTGGCGGGTAGTTTGACTGGGGCGGTCGCCTCCTAAAGCGTAACGGAGGCGCGCGAAGGTTGGCTCAGACCGGTCGGAAATCGGTCGTTGAGTGCAATGGCAGAAGCCAGCCTGACTGCGAGACTGACAAGTCGAGCAGAGACGAAAGTCGGTCATAGTGATCCGGTGGTCCCGAGTGGAAGGGCCATCGCTCAACGGATAAAAGGTACGCCGGGGATAACAGGCTGATACTGCCCAAGAGTCCATATCGACGGCAGTGTTTGGCACCTCGATGTCGGCTCATCTCATCCTGGGGCTGGAGCAGGTCCCAAGGGTACGGCTGTTCGCCGTTTAAAGAGGTACGTGAGCTGGGTTTAGAACGTCGTGAGACAGTTCGGTCCCTATCTGCCGTGGGTGTAGGATACTTGAGAGGAGTTGCCCCTAGTACGAGAGGACCGGGGTGAACGAACCACTGGTGGACCAGTTGTCGTGCCAACGGCAGTGCTGGGTAGCTATGTTCGGACAGGATAACCGCTGAAGGCATCTAAGCGGGAAGCCCCCCTCAAAACAAGGTATCCCTGAGGGCCGAGGTAGACCACCTCGTCGATAGGCCAGAGATGTAAGCGTGGTAACACGTTCAGTTGACTGGTACTAATTGCCCGATAGGCTTGATTTGATCCAGTAATAGACAGACTGACTATGTCAGACTTAAGTGAACGACAATCAAAGCATACATTCCAACCGTATTCGAAACGAAATCGAATACGTATCAGACGAACTGACTTGAATAACATGTTGATGTGGGAACGCGCCTTTGCTTCGCAAAGACACTGTCTCCCACTCGCCGTGATTTGCCATGCAAACACGGCGTGTATCTCAAATCGAGGATTTTCCTCGGTTTGGTGGTCATAGCGCAAGTGAAACACCCGGTCCCATCCCGAACCCGGAAGTTAAGCACTGTTGCGCCGATGGTACTGCATCTTAAGGTGTGGGAGAGTAGGGCACCGCCAAACCTAGAAAAATCCTCAAACAACGATAAATATTAAATATAACCGGTTACAAACCCTGTCGCGGGATGGAGCAGCCCGGTAGCTCGTCAGGCTCATAACCTGAAGGTCGCAGGTTCAAATCCTGCTCCCGCAACCAAATTCAAGATCGCAACAGCCCGTTCGACCTACAAACAGTCCCCCGGACTGTTTGATTAACGGTCTCACCTCATCAGGCTCATAACCTGAAGGTCGTAGGTTCAAATCCTACTCCCGCAACCAACTTAAAACAACGATACCACATCTTACGCCCCGCTCCAGCGGGGCTGTTTGCATTTGGACCCAACCACTGAAAGCTCAGACAACAAAACAACGGCAGTCGGCTCCAACAACAAAACACCGCGCGGATGCCGTCAGAGGACCTGCAGTGGAAACCTCCAGTCACTCCCCCGTCGCGGCCTGATCAAGACCACCAAGGTGAACCAAATCCAGAAATCGATCCGCGTGCAATGCATGCAAGCTCCAGCCCATTGTGGTCATTGGCGCCATTACAATGGCTTAGCGCGGCAGATTACTAAAGGGGCAGACGTCATCTTCAAATGGCACATGCCGTCGCCGGAATGTTGCGCCTGTAACGGTTTCTGGTTTGATGATCCGATCCATACGAAAATGCCGGAAGTCATCACGTGCAGAATCCCAAGCCACCAAATACCACAATGGTGCCAGGATTAGCATGGCTTGGGGTTCCACCTCGCGGCGCGTTTCGCGTCCTTGTGCGTCGCTGTATCGAAATCGGAGATGGACCTTTTGAAGAAACGCTCTCTCGAAAGCCGGAAGAAGTGCGGGATCAATCGGCCCGATGTCTGACACATCCTGCTGCGGCGACAGTTGACCAATATGCAAACACTCAAGGAAACGGCGCAGATCGCGTACTTTGTCTTGCGGCAGGGCTTTCTCGATCTTGAGAAGACCGGAATCTGCGAGGTCAGAAAAAGGCAAATTCTGAGCCGCTCTCATTGCCGCGACACTGATGAGAAGCGCGAAAACCTCGGCAACTGTTAATCGCGTAGTGGTCAATACCGATTGAGGGTCAAGTTGTACGCCGCCGCCGGGGCCGCTTTCGGAGTGGATAACAAAGCCCTGATCACGCAGCGCACAGATATCGCGCAGGACCGTCCGCCTTGATGCTCCGACCGCCTCAGCCAAAGTACTGATCGTCGAAGTTCCGTTGCGGCGAAGGCTGCGTACAATGGCATCATGGCGGAGACGAATGTTCATTTTTCTTATTTGCGTTATTTGGTGACAGAAAATGGCACCATTTATTTCTAAGCGGTTCTCATACATGTCAACAAGGAGAATCTGACAATGAAACGCGCACCTGTAAACCCTTGGAATTGGTCCCTGGGCCTTGGTTACAATCAGGCAGAAGTGATCACTGACACGTCACGTCAGTTGATTTGTGCAGGTCAAACTGCTGTCGATGCCGAGGGCAATCCACAGCATGCCGGCGATATGCGAGGTCAAATCGGCCTGGCGCTTGATAACCTGGAGGCTGTGTTGGCTGGTGCGGATATGAACTTGAGCAATATAATCCGGCTTGGAGTTTTTACCACAGACGTGGATGAGGCGTTAAAGAACTTCGACCTGCTTGCTATGCGCTTTGGGCCGATCCAGTGTGCCCCGCCGATGACGTTGCTTGGCGTGACCCGGCTTGCAATTCCGGGTTTGCTGTTCGAAATCGAAGCCACAGCCGCAGAGTAATATGTTCCACGAGATGAAGCGGTCATTCAAAATACTAGTCAGCATGGCCGCTTTGTCCACATCCCAAGCATCAAGGCAAATCACCACGATGTAAACGAAGGTCAGCTATGTTGGGACAATAATCGTGTCTCAAATTTTGTGCGCTAGCACTGGCACCTTAGCCTGGGTTGATCCCGGTGCAGAGCGGGCCTTGGAGCATGAAATATTGGGGCCATCTTAACCGTACATTCGCCAATCGGCAGGCTATGGGTCATTGTGTGTCTTCGGTGAACCAAGTGTGGGTATCCGCTTTGATCGCCTCGATATGGACCAATATTCGTGACAGGTGCTCCGTCATTGCCTGCTCCACCGCATCAGCATCGTTCGAGGTCAGTGCGGTGAAAATCTTTATATGGTCATCAAGCGCCAGTTTTTGTGACGCGGCATTCAGCGTCAGCATGCGAACACGGTCCATGTGGGCCTTGTTTTCGTGGATCAGGTTCCAGACATATCCTACGCCAGACTGCACGCAGATTTCACGGTGAAACGCATCATCCAGAGCGTGGAACTTATCTCTGTCTTTTTCCGCTATAGCCGCCTTTTGATCTTCGATAAGCGCGGCAAGTGCTGCAAGACCGTCTGCGTCCAATGAGTCTGCGGCTGTACGGGATGTTTTCACCTCAAGTGCGGTGCGAATAAACCGAGCTCGCAAAACCGCATTTTCTGAAATCAGGCTTACAGTCGTGCTGCTTTGGGGGCGAATGTAGAGAAACCCAAGTTTGGCAAGACGTTTGAATGCTTCGCGCACCGGTTGGCGGGAGACACCCATTTGCTTGGCGACCTCGGCCTCTGAAATTTTGGTACTGGGGGGGAGTTTTAATGAAAGAATTCGTTGGCTTAACGCATCAAAGATCTGGTCAGCAACGCTTGGCGTCGTGGCTTGCCGAATGACTGGCAGTGGCAGGTCTTCATCGTGTGTCTTAGGTGCATTTGCCACAGAATTTTTCATTCCCAGTGTCCCTCTATCCTGCATGACATTACATTTATTTGAGAAAGTCGCAACTGGGTTATTAGTTGACATGTTGTTTCTGAGATCCTAGGATATCAGTTGAGTTGCCAGACACAGAATGGTGTCGGGGTAAGTATTGAGGAAGAAACTTTGATGGCTTTGCTGGACGAAAATCGCCTGTTTCCAACAGATCCAACAGTGCGTGATTTGGCGCGCGTGCTATTCCAAAGCGTAAAGCAGCTGCCGATTGTCAGTCCTCACGGTCACACCGACCCGCGCTGGTTTGCTGAAAACCAAAACTTCTCCAATCCGACCGACTTGTTTGTGACGCCGGACCACTATGTTTTCCGGATGTTGCATTCCCAGGGTATCGCGCTGAGTGCCCTTGGTGTGCCACGCGCTGACGGTGGCGCAACCGAGCAAGACAAACGTAAAATTTGGCGTCTGTTCGCAGAGAACTTCTATCTGTTCAGGGGGACGCCGTCGCGCCTTTGGATCGATCATGCATTTCAAGAGGTGTTCGGCATAACCGCGCGCTTGTCGCTGGAAACTGCGGATATGATCTATGATCAGATAGCCGACTGTCTGAAACAAGACGCGTTTCGTCCACGTGCTTTGTTCAAGCGTTTCAATATTGAGGCAATTTCTACAACCGAAAGCGCGATAGACGACCTGCGTTGGCACAAAATGATCCGTGATAGCGGCTGGGACGGCAATGTTATCACCTCATACCGCCCTGATGCGGTTGTTGATCCTGAATTTGAGGGATTTACCAACAACGTACAGATCATGGGCGAAATGACGGATGAGGACACCACGACCTGGATTGGGTACATAGCTGCACATCGTAAGCGGCGCGCATTTTTCAAAACACTGGGTGCGACTTCAAGCGACCACGGTCATCCATCTGCGCGCACTGAGGATCTTCCGCAAGCCGAGGCCGCGGCGTTGTTCTCCAAAGCATTGCAGGGCAAATGCAGCGCAGACGAAGCCGACCGTTTTCGCGCACATATGTTGACGGAAATGGCACGGATGAGCATTGACGACGGGCTGGTTATGCAGATCCATCCCGGCGCATTCCGCAATCATTCCGATGATATTGCAGCTCAGTTCGGGCGCGACAAAGGCTATGACATCCCGACGCGCACCGATTACGTGGCCGCGCTGCGTCCACTACTGAACGCGGTTGGCGGGCGGTCGGACCTGACAATCATCGTGTTTACCATGGACGAGACAAGCTATTCGCGCGAATTGGCACCGCTTGCGGGGGTTTACCCCGCGCTGAAACTGGGACCGCCGTGGTGGTTCCACGACAGCTATGAGGGCATGCTCCGGTTTCGCGAAATGGCAACTGAAACTGCAGGTTTTTACAACACCGTCGGCTTTAATGACGACACTCGCGCCTTTTGCTCGATCCCGGCCCGCCATAATGTGGCGCGCCGTGTGGATTGCTCGTTTCTCGCCACATTGGTCGCCACCGGACGATTGCATGAGGATGAGGCATTCGAGGTCGCACAAGACCTTGCATATCGGCTTGCCAAACAAGCCTATCGGCTCTGAGAGCCATTTCCAGGGAGGAAAACAATGACTTACGTAAAAACTATAGGGGCGGCTTTGCTCGCCAGTGTTGCGCTGGCCTCGGCTGCTGCGGCATCTTGCGAGATCACGCTGCGCTCATCGGACACCCATCCGGATGGGTATCCCACCGTTGCGGCCGTGAACGCCATGGGTGAGATGCTGAAAGAGCGCTCGGACGGCCGGTTGTGCATCGAAGTGTTCCACTCTGCCCAGTTGGGTGAGGAAAAAGACACCATTGAGCAAACCCAGTTTGGTGTGATCGACATGAACCGTGTCTCGTTGGGACCGTTCAACAACATCATCGAAGAAACCCAAGTGCCGTCGCTGCCCTATATCTTCCGGTCGGTAGGGCACATGAACAAGGTTATGGACGGCCCTGTTGGCCAGCAAATTCTGGACGCGTTCAGTGATCATGATTTGGTGGGCTTGGCGTTCTATGACGGCGGCTCGCGCAGTTTTTATAATTCCGAAAAGCCGATTGCCTCGATCGATGATCTGGCTGGGATGAAGTTCCGCGTGATGCAGTCAGACATGTTTGTCGACATGGTCAGCGCGCTGGGTGCCAATGCCACGCCGATGCCCTATGGCGAAGTGTATTCGTCCATTCAGACGGGTGTTATCGACGGCGCCGAAAACAACTGGCCATCTTATGACAGCTCTGGTCACTTTGAGGTCGCGAAATACTACACGCTTGATCAGCACTTGATCGTGCCCGAAGTACTGGTGATGGCGAAGTCGTCGTTCGACAAGCTGAGCGTTGAAGATCAGGCGCTGGTCCGTCAGGCCGCGCGCGATTCTGTTCCGGTCATGCGGGACCTTTGGATTGCACGTGAGCAGACTTCCGAAGCCCGCGTACGTGAGGCTGGGGTCGAAATCATCACGGATATCGACAAAACACCGTTCATCGAAGCAATGGTTCCGGTCTATGAAAAATACGTCACTTCGACGGTTCTTCAGCAAATGGTCGCTGACATTCAAGCCACCAACTAAAGTGAACTGGCCTGTTCCTTTTGGTGCAGGCCTTTTTTAGTTCGATCAAGGATGTACGCGTGAAAAACACAATGAAATCAGTGGTCCTCGTCACCGGTCTACTGGCCCGTGCGGCGCTTTGGGTGGCAGGTGTGGGGTTGGTAGCGATGACAGCGCTGATCGCAGCACAGGTGTTTTGGCGCTATATCCTGAATGACAGTATCATTTGGACCGAACCCGCCTCGGTGATGATCATGGGTTGGTTCATCTTTTTGGGGGCCGCCGTCGGTATCCGCGAAGGGTATCATCTGTCCTTTGATGTGATGCTTTATCTCGTACCTGAAAGGGTCAAACTTATTCTCTATTCAATCTCTGACACGGCCGTGGCTGGTTTTGGGATCGGCATGATCTGGTTTGGCTGGCAACTGGCCGCCAAAACTGCCGCAAACAAGCTGCCGGGTCTTGGAATTTCCGGTGCCTTTGATTTTGCCCCGCTGGTCGCCGGAGGAATCCTGGTGGTTCTGTTTTCCATTGAACGGGTGGCCCGCCGGGCTGCCGGATTGCCAACCGCCCGATTTGGCGAAGACGCGGTGGAGCAATAACAATGGAACTATATGTCCTTTTTGGCACCTTTGTCTTTCTGCTTCTAATTGGCACCCCAGTGGCCTTTTGCCTAGGCGTATCCAGCTTTGCCACCATCGCCTATCTCGGCTTGCCGCCGGTGGTGGTATTTCAACGCCTGAATTCCGGGGTCTCTGTCTTTGCATTGATGGCAATCCCCTTCTTTATCTTCGCTGGTGACCTGATGGTGCGCGGCGACATCGCCCGCCGTCTGGTGGCTTTGGCTGGTGCCTTTGTGGGCCACCTTCGCGGCGGTCTGGGCCAGGTCAATGTGCTGTCATCAGTGATGTTTGGCGGCGTGTCTGGATCAGCCGCGGCTGACGCAAGTGCGGTGGGTGGCCTGATGGTGCCGCAAATGAAAGAGCGCGGATATGACGTTGACTATGCGGTCAATATCACTGTTGTCAGCTCGATCATTGCCCTGATGCTGCCGCCGTCGCACAACATGATTATCTATTCAATTGCGGCCGGAGGGCGGATCTCGATCGCTGATCTGTTCACGGCCGGCATTGTGCCGGGTTTCCTGCTGGCGTTGACGCTGATGATTGCGGCCTGGTGGGTGGCCAAGCGCAAAGGCTATCCGGTGCAGCCGTTCCAGGGGTTTCGCATGATCGGTACGCTGTTTGTCTCTGCGGCTCCGGGTTTGGTGCTTGTGGCGATCATCTTTGGCGGTGTGCGGTCCGGCATTTTTACCGCCTCGGAATCGTCGAACATCGCAGTGGTTTACGCCTTGCTGGTGACGTTCTTTGTGTACCGTAGCCTAAGCTGGAATGACTTTGTTGAGGCAACTTTGGCTGCCGTACGTACCACAGCCATGGTGTTGCTGGTTATTGGCTGTGCAGCGTCGTTTGGTTGGCTGCTGGCCTACACAAAAGTACCGGCATCGATGGTGGCGCTATTGCAGGGCGTTTCCGACAACCCAATCATCATCCTGCTGCTGCTCAACGTGGTGTTGCTGCTGCTGGGCACCTTTATGGACATGTCACCGCTGATCGTGATCACCACTCCGATCTTTTTGCCAGTGGCGACCGCCTTTGGTGTCGATCCAGTGCATTTTGGCGTCATTTTGATCCTGAACCTCGGCATCGGCCTGTGCACCCCCCCGGTCGGAGCTGTGCTGTTTGTTGGCTGTGCTGTGGGCCGAATTCCAGTCTGGGATGCGGTGCGGTCGATCTGGCCGTTCTACGGAGCAGCCTTTGGCACCCTGATGCTTGTCACCTACATTCCGGCGCTGTCGCTATGGCTGCCGTCGTTGTTTCACTGAGGTCTGGTATGAAAAATCCAATTGTCCCGACGGATCCCGGCGTGACGCGTCAGGTTCTGGCGGAAAACGCTGATCTAATGCTGGTCGCATTCCGGTTTGAGACAGGTGCCGAAGGTAAACTGCACAGCCATCCGCATGTGCAGGCTACTTATGTCGGGTCCGGGCGCTTTGTCTTTTCGATTGATGGAGCTGAACACGATTTGGGAGCTGGCGACAGTTTGATAATCCCGTCCCAAGCTCACCACGGGTGCATCTGCCTTGAGGCCGGCACCCTGATTGACACCTTCACGCCGCGCCGCGCTGATTTTCTTTGATTTGAAAGACATGACCATGCTGAAAAGCCAAACTCGATATGCCATTGATCCAGCCACGGCCAAGACGCTGGATACGGATCAACTCAGGGATCATTTCCACGTTGGCGGGTTGTTCGCCGAAGGTGAAATCAACCTTGTTTACAGTCACTATGACCGCTTGATCTTGGGATCAGCGGTGCCCGGAAACGGGACATTGATGCTGGATCACATGCCAGAAACAGGGACTGCGTCTTTCCTGGACCGTCGTGAATTGGGTGTGTTGAACGTGGGCGACACCGGTTCCATCATCGTGGGTGGTGAGGACCACATACTTGAACGCGGGGAAGTGCTGTATATTGGCATGGGCTCTGGTCCGGTAGGTTTTTCCGGGGCCGGCCGGTTCTATCTTCTGTCCGCTCCAGCGCATCGCAGCTGCCCTACCAGATTGATTAAATTGGCCGATGCACGGCGCGTTGAAATGGGCGCCCGCGAAACCGCGAACGAGAGGGTTATTCTGCAGTTCCTGCATCCCGAAGTTGCCGAGACCTGCCAGCTTGTCATGGGGTACACTCAGTTTGCCGAAGGATCCGTGTGGAACACAATGCCCGCCCACCTGCACGATCGCCGAATGGAAGCGTATCTGTATTTTGATGTTGGTGCAGATCAGCGGGTTTTCCACATCATGGGCGAGCCTGACCAAACCCGCCATATTGTGATGGCGAACGAAGAAGCGGTGATTTCACCGCCCTGGTCTGTGCACTGCGGGGCTGGCACCGGGGCCTATACATTCTGTTGGGCGATGGCCGGCGACAATGTTGATTTCACGGATATGGATATGGTTGCTATGGGGGATTTGCGGTGAACAATCCGTTCTCTCTTGCAGGGCGTCGTGCCCTGGTGACAGGGGCCAACACAGGTATCGGCCAAGCGATTGCCATTGGTCTTGCGCAGGCAGGTGCTTACGTCATCTGTGCTGGCCGCCGACCCTCTGATGAAACCTTGCTCGAAATTGAAAAGCTTGGTGGTGAGGCCACAAACCTGAGCGTGGATTTCAGTGACCCAATGGCCGGGCAAACCCTGTTCGCAGACCAAGACATCGACATTCTGATCAACAATGCAGGCATCATCCGGCGCAATGATGCGGTGGAGTTCACCGAAGACGACTGGGACGCAGTCATGGATGTAAACCTGAAGGCGCTGTTCTTTACTACGCAGGCCTTTGCCAAGGCAGTACTGACGCGCGGCGGGCAGGGTGCAGTTGTGAATATCGCATCCTTACTATCGTTTCAGGGCGGTATCCGCGTGCCGTCCTACTCGGCGTCCAAACACGGTGTGGCAGGACTGACCAAATTACTGGCCAATGAATGGGCCGAAAAGGGCATCAACGTGAACGCCGTAGCCCCCGGTTACATCGAAACCAACAATACCCAGGCGCTGCGCGAAGATCCGGCGCGAAGTCAGGCCATTCTTGATCGAATTCCCGCAGGGCACTGGGGGGCGCCGTCGGACATCGCTGGTGCTGCTGTCTATCTTTGCACGCCTGCCGCAGCCTATGTGCATGGTGCGGTATTAAACGTAGATGGAGGCTGGCTTGCCCGATAGTACTTTGAAACAACGTCCGAAAACCGGAATTGTCCATCTGGGTCTAGGCGCTTTTTTCCGGGCCTTTGGGTGCGTATATGTGGCTGATGCAATGGCTGCGTCCGGTGGTGATTGGGGCATTGTGGGTGTTTCTCTGCGCAGTCCAGCAACCCGCGACGCACTGCGGCCACAAGATTGGGCTTATACTGCTGTGTCCTTGGCGGCGGATAACGTTGTGGCGCGCCGTGTCGAAGTG
This portion of the Parasedimentitalea marina genome encodes:
- a CDS encoding TRAP transporter large permease, coding for MELYVLFGTFVFLLLIGTPVAFCLGVSSFATIAYLGLPPVVVFQRLNSGVSVFALMAIPFFIFAGDLMVRGDIARRLVALAGAFVGHLRGGLGQVNVLSSVMFGGVSGSAAADASAVGGLMVPQMKERGYDVDYAVNITVVSSIIALMLPPSHNMIIYSIAAGGRISIADLFTAGIVPGFLLALTLMIAAWWVAKRKGYPVQPFQGFRMIGTLFVSAAPGLVLVAIIFGGVRSGIFTASESSNIAVVYALLVTFFVYRSLSWNDFVEATLAAVRTTAMVLLVIGCAASFGWLLAYTKVPASMVALLQGVSDNPIIILLLLNVVLLLLGTFMDMSPLIVITTPIFLPVATAFGVDPVHFGVILILNLGIGLCTPPVGAVLFVGCAVGRIPVWDAVRSIWPFYGAAFGTLMLVTYIPALSLWLPSLFH
- a CDS encoding cupin domain-containing protein, with the translated sequence MKNPIVPTDPGVTRQVLAENADLMLVAFRFETGAEGKLHSHPHVQATYVGSGRFVFSIDGAEHDLGAGDSLIIPSQAHHGCICLEAGTLIDTFTPRRADFL
- the kduI gene encoding 5-dehydro-4-deoxy-D-glucuronate isomerase, with the protein product MLKSQTRYAIDPATAKTLDTDQLRDHFHVGGLFAEGEINLVYSHYDRLILGSAVPGNGTLMLDHMPETGTASFLDRRELGVLNVGDTGSIIVGGEDHILERGEVLYIGMGSGPVGFSGAGRFYLLSAPAHRSCPTRLIKLADARRVEMGARETANERVILQFLHPEVAETCQLVMGYTQFAEGSVWNTMPAHLHDRRMEAYLYFDVGADQRVFHIMGEPDQTRHIVMANEEAVISPPWSVHCGAGTGAYTFCWAMAGDNVDFTDMDMVAMGDLR
- the kduD gene encoding 2-dehydro-3-deoxy-D-gluconate 5-dehydrogenase KduD, coding for MNNPFSLAGRRALVTGANTGIGQAIAIGLAQAGAYVICAGRRPSDETLLEIEKLGGEATNLSVDFSDPMAGQTLFADQDIDILINNAGIIRRNDAVEFTEDDWDAVMDVNLKALFFTTQAFAKAVLTRGGQGAVVNIASLLSFQGGIRVPSYSASKHGVAGLTKLLANEWAEKGINVNAVAPGYIETNNTQALREDPARSQAILDRIPAGHWGAPSDIAGAAVYLCTPAAAYVHGAVLNVDGGWLAR